Proteins co-encoded in one Flavivirga eckloniae genomic window:
- a CDS encoding DUF2490 domain-containing protein, whose product MKKLIIMTLFVFTCLVAKAQKADQFNSWWYYSGKYRLTEKFNIQTLYSWSRHDFIKKWQQSKLRLGASYDYLKNISFGAGYEWVVLFPYGAHPVPEKRTEHRIYEQFSIKSKIKTVSVSYGMLLEHRIMENRTRHRLRLIFGAKMPIIRSKEGETKLGVSFFNQVFLDIDKYANGNHFRQNRVYGAFDIPINKALTTSLGYMNQYIIINDNRIENDHTLMVGFFHKLDLRKKD is encoded by the coding sequence ATGAAAAAGTTAATTATAATGACTCTTTTCGTTTTTACATGTCTTGTCGCTAAAGCCCAAAAGGCAGACCAGTTTAATTCATGGTGGTATTATTCCGGAAAATATCGATTGACCGAAAAATTTAATATACAAACATTATACTCTTGGAGCAGACATGATTTTATTAAAAAGTGGCAACAATCAAAATTAAGACTTGGTGCCAGTTATGACTATTTAAAAAATATAAGCTTTGGAGCAGGGTATGAGTGGGTCGTATTGTTTCCTTATGGCGCCCATCCTGTACCCGAAAAAAGAACAGAACATAGAATTTATGAACAGTTTAGTATAAAAAGTAAGATCAAAACGGTTTCTGTAAGCTATGGGATGTTGCTGGAGCACCGAATTATGGAAAATAGAACAAGACACCGATTGCGGCTAATATTTGGTGCAAAAATGCCAATTATACGTTCTAAAGAAGGAGAAACAAAACTAGGTGTTTCGTTTTTTAATCAAGTGTTTTTAGATATCGATAAATATGCAAATGGGAATCATTTTAGACAAAATAGAGTTTATGGAGCTTTTGATATTCCCATTAACAAAGCTCTCACTACAAGTTTAGGATATATGAATCAATATATTATAATAAATGACAATCGTATTGAAAATGATCACACTTTAATGGTAGGTTTTTTTCACAAACTCGACCTTAGAAAGAAGGATTAA
- a CDS encoding class I SAM-dependent methyltransferase yields the protein MEKQSELKYKEFWNERYQDSNYAYGKEPNMFFKEQLQKLKPGAILLPADGEGRNGVFAAKLGWEVTAVDLSKEGHRKALQLASEQHVNIDYVVEDIQNVELLNKPFDAIALIYAHFSSWKISPIHQKLTQLLKENGMIIFEAYSKKHLAYKEVNPKVGGPGDIDMLFSLEQIRADFKDLEIQVLEEKEIILNEGEFHKGTGSVIRFVGKRISQ from the coding sequence ATGGAAAAACAAAGTGAATTAAAATACAAGGAATTTTGGAATGAAAGATATCAAGATTCTAATTATGCTTATGGCAAAGAACCAAACATGTTCTTTAAAGAGCAATTACAAAAGCTAAAACCAGGAGCTATTTTATTACCAGCAGATGGCGAAGGCCGTAATGGAGTGTTTGCTGCAAAATTAGGATGGGAAGTAACAGCTGTAGATTTAAGTAAAGAAGGGCATCGAAAAGCATTGCAACTAGCATCAGAACAACATGTAAATATTGATTATGTTGTAGAAGATATACAAAATGTTGAGTTGCTTAATAAGCCTTTTGATGCTATAGCCTTAATCTATGCACATTTTTCATCATGGAAGATTTCACCTATCCATCAGAAATTAACCCAACTTCTTAAGGAGAATGGAATGATAATTTTTGAGGCTTACAGTAAAAAACATTTAGCATACAAAGAAGTAAATCCCAAAGTTGGTGGTCCTGGAGATATAGACATGCTATTTTCTTTAGAACAAATACGAGCAGATTTTAAAGATTTGGAAATACAAGTATTAGAGGAAAAGGAAATAATCTTAAATGAAGGGGAGTTTCACAAAGGAACTGGAAGTGTAATTCGTTTTGTAGGAAAGAGAATATCGCAATAA